One Exiguobacterium sp. BMC-KP genomic window, GAATTAAACAGTTGATCTTAGACGGGAAAGCCGTTGAAGGAGTCATCCTCGAGTCAGGTCAACATGAGTTATTCGATGAAGTCATCATCGGTGCTGATTTTGCACATGCGATGAATCATCTCGTTCCAGAAGGTGTGTTGAAAAAATGGTCCCGACCAAAAATCGATCGTAAAAAGTTCTCGTGTTCGACGTTCATGCTATACCTTGGTGTCAACCGAACGTTTGATGCACCTCACCACACGATTTATTTTGCGGAAGATTACGAGAAAAACGTTCGGGAAATGACACAAACCTTAGAACTCTCAGATGACTTTTCATTTTATGTCCAAAATCCATCCGTCCTTGACCCGACACTAGCACCTGAAGGTAAGTCTGCTATGTATGTCTTAGTGCCAGTGCCAAACAATTACTCTGAACTCGATTGGTCGATTGAAGGACCAAAACTACGTCGTCGTGTTCTTGATGCGCTCGAGACGCGCTCACCGTATCAAGGCATTGAAGCGGCAATCGAAGTTGAAGAGATGTTTACACCGGACGACTGGGAAGCGATGGGGATTCATCAAGGGGCAACATTCAATCTCGGTCATCAGTTGACACAGATGATGTATTTCCGACCGCACAACAAATTCGAAGAGCTCGATCACTTGTATCTCGTTGGCGGGGGCACGCATCCTGGGAGCGGCTTACCGACGATATTCGAATCCGCTCGCATTACAGCAGAACTCGTGCTCAAAAAAGAAGGGGTGCGGACATGAATATAGGATTCGTAGGAGCAGGCGTTGGTACATTGCATGCAGCGCTTTTGTTGACAGCAAGACACCCTGGAGTCGAGATTACGATTTTTGAAAAAGAATCACGAGTCGGTGGACGATTACAATCCGTCGATTTTGAATCGGGTGGACGAATCGATGAAGGACCAACAATCGTCTTGATGCCAGGTAAGTTAAAAGAACAGTTGGCAGAAGCCGGTGTAACGGGAGTACAACTTGAGCGAGTTGATCCACTATATGATCTTCACTTTGATGATGGAACAGTCGTTACGAAAGTAGCGGATGTCGTGGATCAAGCCATCGCGATTGAACGCCAATTTGGAGAAGGTCGTGGATTTTACGAATTCATGCATCAAAAAGAAAAGGATTATGAGACGAGTGTATCGAAATTTTTAGAGCGTGGATATCATCGCAAAACGGAGTTGTTGCATCCAGAAATGATGCGTCCATTATTACAGATGCATGCTTTAGAAACAGCACATGACCATTTGAAGCGTTATTTCAAAAGTAAATATTTACGCATGGCATATAGCTTCCCAACCTTCTATATCGGTGGGAACCCCTATACGACTCCATCGATTTATGGTCTGATTCCATACCG contains:
- a CDS encoding phytoene desaturase family protein, which produces MKRRVAVIGAGPGGLACALLLAGKGVDVTVYEKQTQVGGRTSAVKLGDYTFDRGPTFLNMPHILENVFRESGLQLEDYLNLKALDPMYTLYFKGGTEHFTMTTDRDRMKETIEQHFPGNGEGYDRFMAEQALKLGKLMPILQTRHDRLTDYLSSRVLTALPRLSLGRSLYDVLSDYFTSEELKYAFTFQAKYLGMSAWECPGGFSILSYMEHAYGVHHPIGGMHQVPLAMQRAIEELGGTIQLGAGIKQLILDGKAVEGVILESGQHELFDEVIIGADFAHAMNHLVPEGVLKKWSRPKIDRKKFSCSTFMLYLGVNRTFDAPHHTIYFAEDYEKNVREMTQTLELSDDFSFYVQNPSVLDPTLAPEGKSAMYVLVPVPNNYSELDWSIEGPKLRRRVLDALETRSPYQGIEAAIEVEEMFTPDDWEAMGIHQGATFNLGHQLTQMMYFRPHNKFEELDHLYLVGGGTHPGSGLPTIFESARITAELVLKKEGVRT